A region of uncultured Anaeromusa sp. DNA encodes the following proteins:
- a CDS encoding uracil-DNA glycosylase, protein MSFPSHENLEEALQQCTACPLCKDAIGPTSCNGSITSPLVIVGEGPGGVEDEYGVPLVGPSGKLLDKALWSVGITRDCIYTTNVLKCRPKGNRTPTVEEGAFCASHWLDEELSLIKPKVIIALGSVALKYLKGPQGRITKDRGQWFETKYGIPAIATYHPAYLLRLTGPALVKAKWEVFYDLQAAVTKCKEEAPDWTSKSDEPTDLLSLYEERRNNRRIRTREAE, encoded by the coding sequence ATGTCTTTTCCCAGCCACGAGAATCTAGAGGAAGCCTTACAGCAATGCACCGCCTGCCCCTTATGCAAGGATGCCATCGGTCCTACTTCTTGCAACGGCAGCATTACCAGCCCGCTGGTCATTGTCGGTGAAGGCCCCGGAGGCGTCGAGGATGAGTACGGCGTACCCTTGGTAGGCCCTTCTGGCAAGCTCTTAGATAAGGCGCTCTGGAGTGTAGGTATCACTCGCGACTGCATCTACACCACCAATGTCCTAAAGTGCCGTCCTAAAGGCAATCGCACCCCCACAGTCGAAGAAGGCGCCTTTTGCGCCAGTCATTGGTTGGACGAAGAACTCAGCCTAATAAAACCAAAAGTGATTATCGCTCTAGGCAGCGTAGCTTTAAAATATCTCAAAGGCCCTCAAGGTCGCATTACGAAAGACCGCGGCCAATGGTTCGAGACTAAATATGGTATTCCAGCCATTGCTACCTACCATCCGGCCTATTTGCTGCGCCTGACCGGCCCGGCCTTAGTTAAGGCGAAGTGGGAGGTCTTCTACGACTTGCAGGCTGCGGTAACCAAATGTAAGGAAGAGGCACCCGACTGGACGTCTAAAAGCGACGAACCCACTGATTTACTATCCTTATACGAAGAACGAAGAAACAACCGCCGCATACGAACAAGAGAAGCCGAGTGA
- the serS gene encoding serine--tRNA ligase, with protein MLDMKFVRENPEAVLAGLQKRGSALTLDDFLALEKKRREVLTEVEALKSRRNTVSQEISRLKKAKEDAETLILEMRSVGEQISELDELVRQVEAELKEILLSIPNLPHASVPVGRDEADNPELRRVGEVPSFSFEPKAHWDLGEELGILDFERGAKVTGARFTFYRGLGARLERALINFMLDVHTREHGYTEFFPPFIANKESMTGTGQLPKFAEDMFKLEGLDYYLIPTAEVPITNLHRGEILDVKDLPRYYTAYSACFRAEAGSAGRDTRGIIRQHQFNKVEMVKFCLPENSYDELEKLVGNAERILQLLELPYRVITLCSGDIGFSSAKTYDLEVWLPSFNTYREISSCSNFEDFQARRADIKFRRDTKSKPEYVHTLNGSGLAIGRTVAAILENYQQADGSVVVPQVLRAFMGVDVIRP; from the coding sequence ATGTTGGATATGAAATTTGTGCGGGAAAATCCCGAAGCGGTGCTGGCAGGATTGCAGAAAAGAGGCAGCGCCTTAACGCTTGATGATTTCTTGGCTTTGGAGAAAAAGCGCCGGGAAGTGTTGACGGAAGTGGAAGCGCTGAAAAGCCGGCGCAATACAGTCTCGCAAGAGATTAGCCGACTGAAAAAAGCCAAAGAAGATGCTGAGACTTTGATTTTGGAAATGCGCAGTGTCGGAGAGCAAATCTCCGAGTTGGACGAGCTGGTGCGCCAGGTGGAAGCGGAGCTGAAGGAGATTCTGCTCAGCATTCCTAACTTACCGCATGCTTCCGTGCCGGTGGGCCGGGATGAAGCGGATAACCCGGAATTGCGTCGCGTAGGCGAAGTTCCTTCTTTTTCCTTTGAACCGAAAGCTCACTGGGATTTAGGCGAAGAACTGGGAATTCTTGATTTTGAGCGCGGTGCCAAAGTGACTGGAGCTCGGTTTACGTTTTACCGGGGCTTGGGAGCTCGCCTAGAGCGAGCTTTGATTAATTTCATGCTGGACGTGCATACTCGCGAACACGGCTATACCGAATTTTTTCCTCCGTTTATCGCTAACAAGGAAAGCATGACTGGCACGGGACAGTTGCCGAAGTTTGCTGAAGATATGTTTAAACTGGAAGGTTTGGACTATTACCTGATTCCGACAGCAGAAGTGCCGATTACGAATTTGCATCGCGGCGAAATTTTGGATGTAAAAGATTTACCGCGGTACTATACTGCCTACAGTGCTTGCTTCCGCGCGGAAGCGGGTTCGGCTGGTCGGGATACCCGGGGCATTATCCGGCAGCATCAGTTTAACAAGGTGGAAATGGTTAAATTCTGCCTGCCGGAAAACTCTTATGACGAACTGGAAAAACTGGTGGGCAATGCCGAGCGTATTCTGCAACTGTTGGAATTGCCTTATCGAGTTATTACTCTTTGTAGCGGCGATATTGGTTTTTCTTCGGCTAAAACGTATGACTTGGAAGTATGGCTGCCCAGTTTCAACACATACCGGGAGATTTCCTCGTGTTCTAATTTTGAGGATTTCCAGGCGCGCCGGGCGGATATCAAATTCCGGCGGGACACGAAGTCCAAACCAGAGTATGTGCATACATTGAATGGCTCCGGCTTGGCCATTGGCCGGACCGTGGCGGCCATTTTGGAAAACTATCAGCAGGCTGATGGGTCGGTAGTGGTACCGCAGGTACTGCGCGCTTTTATGGGCGTAGATGTGATTCGGCCTTAA
- a CDS encoding HDOD domain-containing protein has protein sequence MDIFVARQPIFNTHSQVVAYELLFRNSELNQAEYVDDNQATKEVLVNVFLQMGIDTITEGKRAFVNFSASLLQQQVPQLLPPDVLAVEILETVSPTQEVIDACVQLKKDGYWLVLDDFVPSPEWLPLASMADIIKVDFRDAKSLQTKNFLYRHGIYHPRFLAEKIETKDEFLQARAQGYTFFQGYFFSKPTILSQKEIPIVSAHHLYLSRELHSRIVNIHRFEAIVKRDMALSYQLLKYANSAFFGFHSPVQSIRHAAALLGQRELSKWIALVTLRNLSSEQPPELLHLAVIRGRHCELLAEHLSTSMPPDYFFFTGLFSLLDAFLGRPLKDILSYLPIPDDVCQALLGLPNTLRLLLDLVIAYERGDWPQVLQYSRQLPLPSSQLAPNYLSAISWEKEFFRE, from the coding sequence ATGGACATATTTGTAGCTAGACAACCGATTTTCAATACCCACTCCCAAGTGGTCGCTTACGAGCTCCTTTTTCGCAACAGTGAGCTCAACCAAGCAGAATATGTTGATGATAATCAGGCGACCAAAGAGGTTCTGGTTAATGTCTTCCTGCAAATGGGCATTGATACAATTACCGAAGGAAAAAGAGCGTTCGTTAATTTCAGCGCGTCCTTGCTTCAACAGCAGGTTCCGCAGCTTTTGCCACCAGATGTACTGGCCGTTGAAATTCTGGAAACAGTTTCCCCCACGCAGGAGGTTATCGACGCCTGTGTGCAGTTAAAAAAAGACGGCTATTGGCTGGTGCTTGATGATTTCGTCCCATCGCCAGAGTGGTTGCCGTTGGCCAGCATGGCCGATATTATCAAAGTAGACTTTCGCGATGCTAAAAGTCTGCAAACTAAAAACTTTCTCTACCGCCATGGCATCTATCATCCACGTTTCTTAGCAGAAAAAATAGAAACCAAAGACGAGTTTTTACAGGCCCGCGCCCAAGGCTATACTTTTTTTCAAGGTTATTTTTTCAGCAAACCCACTATCCTTTCTCAAAAAGAAATTCCCATTGTCAGCGCCCACCACCTATACCTTTCCCGTGAGCTGCACTCTCGCATTGTCAATATCCATCGCTTTGAAGCCATTGTCAAACGAGATATGGCCTTATCCTACCAACTGTTAAAATACGCTAATTCCGCTTTTTTCGGTTTTCACTCGCCGGTACAATCGATCCGCCATGCTGCGGCTTTGTTAGGACAACGAGAACTATCCAAGTGGATTGCCTTAGTAACCTTACGCAATCTCAGCAGCGAGCAACCCCCGGAGCTCCTGCATCTCGCCGTCATCCGCGGTCGACATTGCGAACTGTTAGCCGAACATCTTTCAACCTCTATGCCTCCTGATTATTTCTTCTTCACTGGCTTGTTTTCACTTTTAGATGCGTTTTTAGGACGACCTCTCAAAGATATTCTTTCCTATCTCCCTATTCCAGATGATGTCTGCCAAGCTTTATTAGGTCTGCCAAACACGCTACGCCTCTTGCTGGATCTGGTTATTGCGTATGAAAGAGGAGACTGGCCCCAAGTATTGCAGTATAGCCGCCAACTCCCCCTACCTTCAAGCCAGTTAGCTCCCAACTACTTGTCCGCAATCTCTTGGGAAAAAGAATTTTTTCGGGAATAA
- a CDS encoding HD domain-containing phosphohydrolase, translating into MHPFQAKVCDISNIHAGMRLASPVYDFNGKMLLSQGIVLSAKHISLLQNLLIMQVTVWEDRPPSPLTDELATEEAAAVAEEFDFPEEIEESSIELLPERKEPITSPAPFQMLWDAFWSQSPQSELSMHYRRLLEEIKHIFSSVRLHGRLERELLDTLAGDILALTASPVQVLRCLHLHPRNSPYIFHHTLHVALLAALIGKQCDFSEERLQSLTLSALLHDVGKLRVSLEVLGKQQPLSEDEKEKVRLHSLLGFRFLQKQKEYDLPVLMGVLQHHERLDGSGYPLHTKSDKTHVFAKIIAIADVYDAMTSQKSYGTQHSSFVALDELQSSILSGQLDTHCGQAFLKLMQNHLAGEWLELTDGRFAQLLFWELTGTHSLVVQTPEKEVLDLQGNHLVRPLRFIPPLHFADGNTH; encoded by the coding sequence ATGCACCCCTTTCAAGCCAAGGTTTGTGATATATCAAACATACACGCAGGTATGCGTCTGGCTTCGCCAGTCTATGACTTCAACGGCAAAATGCTGCTCAGCCAGGGAATCGTTTTATCGGCCAAGCACATTTCCCTGCTGCAAAACCTGCTTATCATGCAAGTTACTGTTTGGGAAGATCGACCGCCAAGCCCGCTTACGGACGAGCTGGCAACTGAAGAAGCAGCAGCCGTTGCAGAGGAATTCGATTTCCCTGAAGAAATCGAAGAATCTTCTATTGAACTGTTGCCGGAAAGAAAAGAACCCATTACATCGCCGGCACCTTTTCAAATGCTTTGGGATGCTTTTTGGAGCCAATCGCCCCAGAGTGAATTAAGCATGCATTATCGCCGGTTGCTTGAGGAAATCAAGCATATTTTTTCTTCGGTCCGTTTGCATGGCCGCCTGGAGAGGGAATTGCTCGATACTTTAGCCGGTGATATTCTTGCATTAACTGCTTCACCAGTACAGGTGCTACGCTGTTTGCATTTGCACCCACGGAATTCTCCCTATATATTCCATCACACGTTGCATGTCGCTCTTCTTGCTGCCCTTATCGGCAAGCAATGCGATTTTTCCGAAGAACGCTTGCAATCGCTAACACTGTCGGCACTGCTGCATGACGTAGGAAAGTTGCGCGTTTCTTTGGAGGTGTTGGGTAAGCAACAACCTTTGTCGGAAGACGAGAAAGAAAAAGTTCGTTTGCATTCCCTCCTAGGTTTTCGGTTTCTTCAAAAGCAGAAAGAATACGACTTACCGGTTCTCATGGGCGTTTTACAGCATCATGAACGCTTAGACGGCAGCGGCTATCCCCTGCATACCAAGAGCGATAAAACTCATGTTTTTGCCAAAATTATTGCGATAGCTGACGTATATGACGCCATGACCTCACAAAAAAGCTATGGAACCCAACACAGTTCGTTTGTCGCTTTAGATGAACTTCAAAGCTCAATTCTCTCCGGCCAACTAGATACGCACTGCGGGCAAGCCTTCCTAAAACTCATGCAAAATCATCTTGCAGGCGAATGGCTGGAGCTGACTGATGGCCGTTTTGCACAGCTTCTTTTCTGGGAATTGACCGGCACGCACTCGCTTGTTGTACAAACCCCGGAAAAAGAAGTTTTGGATCTGCAGGGAAACCATCTAGTTCGCCCCTTACGCTTTATCCCTCCTCTTCATTTTGCTGACGGTAACACCCACTAG
- a CDS encoding ferrous iron transport protein A, whose protein sequence is MTLDQVQRGQKIRILAIPQEEIRAQAIRFGISIGAEVECAEKIMAGPIVLAKGKQEIAIGRRLAETIKIALA, encoded by the coding sequence ATGACATTAGATCAAGTACAGCGCGGACAGAAAATACGCATTTTAGCCATCCCCCAAGAAGAAATACGAGCGCAAGCCATTCGCTTTGGCATTTCCATAGGTGCTGAGGTAGAATGTGCGGAAAAAATCATGGCTGGACCTATTGTACTTGCCAAAGGAAAACAAGAAATTGCCATAGGCCGCCGTTTGGCGGAAACCATTAAAATTGCTTTAGCGTAA
- the feoB gene encoding ferrous iron transport protein B gives MSCHNKSCCHEKENNVSGQKHCGLGHTSLEGVVPSGARKIVLVGNPNVGKSVFFNYLTGLYVDVSNFPGTTVDISYGKLGEDVVIDTPGVYGISSFNDEERVARDVILSADLIVNVVDAVHLERDLFLTLQVIDAGIPVLVALNMVDDAAQKGILVDAHLLEHLLGVPVVSTVAVKGQGLEQVRGRLDEARTGLVPAPLQRELKETLNRIGSQAEALLVLEGDPHVAERHGIATGDRREAIYSDRRNRVNDLVCHVLSETQQGVDFATRLGRWMLRPATGVPFFLLAVSLMFYFIGVFVAQDVVGFTEETLMQGYYEPMIRGLIGRYVVEESVLGAFLIGEFGLMTMTVTYVLGLLLPLVVAFYFMLSIMEDSGYLPRLATLVDRMMNLIGLNGRAIIPMILGFGCITMATITTRLLGSERERTIATALLGLAIPCSAQLGVIVGLLSGIGAYYTTLYVGILVLVLGVTGRVLSRVLPGETSDLLIDLPPLRLPRLENVLKKMATKSYAFLKEAAPLFAVGALIITTLQVTGLLETIQDVLAPVTVGMLKLPRESATIFIMGMIRRDFGAAGLTDMAISPEQMLVSLVTITLFVPCIASVLVMFKERGRVEGTIIWLGSWVAAFAVGGLVAAVLL, from the coding sequence ATGTCTTGTCATAACAAGAGCTGCTGCCACGAAAAGGAAAATAACGTCTCAGGACAAAAGCATTGTGGGCTGGGACACACTTCGCTAGAAGGCGTGGTGCCGTCAGGCGCCAGAAAGATTGTCTTAGTGGGCAACCCGAATGTGGGTAAATCGGTATTCTTTAATTATTTGACCGGTTTGTATGTGGATGTGTCGAACTTTCCAGGTACGACGGTGGATATTTCCTATGGGAAACTGGGAGAAGATGTTGTGATTGACACTCCCGGCGTATATGGAATTTCTTCTTTTAATGATGAAGAGCGCGTGGCCAGGGATGTGATTCTTTCAGCTGATTTGATTGTGAACGTAGTGGATGCGGTTCACTTGGAGCGAGACTTGTTTTTGACGCTGCAGGTGATTGATGCAGGCATTCCGGTACTAGTAGCATTGAATATGGTGGATGACGCCGCACAAAAGGGAATCTTGGTAGATGCGCACCTGTTGGAGCATTTGCTAGGCGTTCCGGTAGTTTCTACAGTAGCCGTCAAGGGACAGGGGTTAGAACAGGTGCGAGGGCGTTTGGACGAGGCTAGGACGGGGCTTGTGCCAGCACCGTTGCAACGAGAATTGAAAGAGACTTTGAATCGCATTGGCAGTCAGGCGGAGGCTCTTTTGGTGTTGGAAGGAGATCCTCATGTAGCGGAGCGCCATGGTATTGCGACTGGTGATCGTCGTGAGGCTATCTATAGCGACCGCCGTAATCGTGTTAATGATCTGGTTTGCCATGTGTTGAGTGAGACACAGCAAGGTGTTGACTTTGCTACTCGTTTAGGGCGGTGGATGCTGCGACCGGCGACAGGGGTGCCATTTTTTCTGTTGGCTGTTTCCTTGATGTTCTATTTCATCGGCGTTTTTGTGGCCCAAGATGTGGTTGGTTTTACGGAAGAGACGTTGATGCAAGGCTATTATGAGCCGATGATTCGAGGGCTGATTGGACGGTATGTGGTTGAAGAATCGGTGCTGGGAGCATTTTTGATCGGCGAATTCGGACTTATGACGATGACTGTCACGTATGTGTTGGGTCTTTTATTGCCTCTGGTTGTGGCATTTTATTTTATGCTTTCTATTATGGAGGATTCAGGTTATTTGCCGCGCTTGGCTACCTTGGTGGATCGGATGATGAATTTGATTGGCCTTAATGGACGGGCGATTATTCCTATGATCCTCGGTTTTGGCTGCATTACGATGGCTACGATTACGACGAGGCTACTGGGCTCGGAACGGGAAAGAACCATCGCGACGGCGCTCTTGGGACTGGCTATTCCTTGTTCGGCGCAGCTGGGCGTTATTGTGGGGCTCTTGTCCGGCATTGGCGCCTACTATACGACCTTGTACGTGGGCATTTTGGTGCTGGTGCTGGGCGTGACTGGTCGGGTACTTAGCCGGGTATTGCCAGGAGAAACCAGCGATCTTCTTATCGATTTGCCGCCTCTTCGGCTGCCTCGTTTAGAAAATGTCTTAAAAAAAATGGCCACTAAGTCGTATGCATTCTTAAAGGAAGCGGCTCCCTTATTTGCAGTAGGGGCGCTGATTATTACGACGTTACAAGTGACTGGCCTTTTGGAAACTATTCAGGATGTGTTGGCGCCTGTAACCGTAGGCATGCTGAAGCTGCCTCGGGAATCGGCAACCATTTTTATCATGGGTATGATTCGGCGTGATTTTGGTGCTGCCGGGTTGACGGATATGGCGATTTCGCCGGAGCAGATGCTGGTTTCTTTAGTGACAATCACTTTGTTTGTACCCTGTATTGCTTCCGTGCTGGTGATGTTTAAAGAGCGCGGTCGGGTCGAAGGCACGATTATTTGGCTGGGTTCGTGGGTCGCGGCCTTTGCGGTAGGCGGCTTGGTTGCTGCGGTGCTGCTCTAA
- a CDS encoding [Fe-Fe] hydrogenase large subunit C-terminal domain-containing protein, producing MGAKNSTSISRRNFLRLCGVGVTAGALGSAGCGHETVSGRGWLPAQYRQPATTLAALRGRVSLEEDDPALCRDDRKCILCGQCLQVCRDVQTVYGQYDLPVRDAAICVHCGQCALFCPTGAIREKDDTKRVQEALADKRRQTVIQLAPATRVSLGEAFGLAPGSITAQQHVAAWRQGGAAAVFDTAFAADVTVWEEAAEFQQRWAKGSLPHFTSCCPAWVKFCEYFYPQWLPRLSTVKSPQQILGTLLKSEYGQNYGLRPKDIFSVAVMPCTAKKFECLRQKETSGLQAVDAVLTVREAAALFQRQGVAVPTLAPAEFDAPFGVASGGGRIFGARGGVSEAVARSLWRQQQGADLPAEALQWRQREELKGLRETELALPNGTIRLAAAQGLGQARAMMEALQRGQGSWDFIEVMACPGGCVGGGGQPLSQLPPTEEGRQARIAAMRAQDRQDLRSSHESREARNVYETFLGEPCGEKAEALLHTSFQDRHQAFVAKAQPERRM from the coding sequence ATGGGCGCAAAAAATAGCACTTCCATTTCAAGACGAAATTTTTTACGCCTCTGTGGGGTGGGGGTAACTGCTGGAGCGCTAGGAAGCGCCGGTTGCGGCCACGAAACGGTAAGCGGACGAGGCTGGCTGCCGGCGCAGTATCGGCAGCCAGCGACCACTTTGGCGGCGTTGCGGGGCCGGGTGTCCTTGGAAGAAGATGACCCGGCCTTATGCCGTGATGATCGCAAATGCATTCTTTGCGGCCAATGTCTGCAGGTCTGTCGGGATGTGCAGACTGTATATGGTCAATACGATCTGCCTGTGCGTGATGCGGCTATTTGCGTGCATTGCGGTCAATGCGCCCTTTTTTGTCCGACTGGTGCTATCCGGGAAAAAGATGATACAAAGCGCGTCCAAGAAGCGCTGGCGGATAAAAGACGGCAAACTGTGATTCAATTGGCACCGGCGACGCGCGTGTCGCTTGGTGAAGCCTTCGGCCTTGCGCCGGGGAGTATTACAGCGCAGCAGCATGTGGCGGCGTGGCGGCAGGGCGGCGCGGCGGCGGTGTTTGATACAGCGTTTGCCGCAGACGTGACGGTGTGGGAAGAGGCGGCGGAGTTCCAGCAACGTTGGGCAAAAGGTTCGTTGCCGCATTTTACATCGTGCTGTCCGGCGTGGGTGAAGTTTTGTGAGTATTTCTACCCCCAGTGGCTGCCCCGGTTGTCTACGGTCAAATCGCCGCAGCAGATATTAGGAACCTTGCTCAAGTCTGAGTATGGACAAAACTATGGCCTGCGGCCTAAGGATATTTTCTCGGTAGCCGTAATGCCTTGTACTGCGAAAAAGTTTGAATGCTTGCGCCAAAAAGAAACCTCCGGATTGCAGGCGGTAGACGCCGTGCTGACTGTGCGAGAAGCAGCGGCGTTGTTCCAGCGGCAGGGAGTAGCTGTGCCTACATTAGCGCCTGCTGAATTTGATGCTCCCTTTGGTGTCGCCAGCGGCGGCGGCCGTATTTTTGGCGCTCGAGGCGGCGTGAGTGAAGCCGTGGCGCGCAGTCTCTGGCGGCAGCAGCAAGGAGCGGACTTGCCTGCAGAAGCCTTACAGTGGCGCCAGCGGGAAGAGTTGAAAGGACTGCGAGAGACAGAACTGGCTCTGCCGAATGGAACGATTCGGCTCGCTGCGGCACAAGGTCTGGGGCAAGCGCGAGCCATGATGGAGGCGCTGCAACGCGGTCAAGGAAGCTGGGACTTTATTGAGGTAATGGCTTGCCCTGGAGGCTGTGTTGGGGGCGGCGGTCAGCCGTTGAGCCAATTGCCTCCTACCGAAGAAGGGCGACAGGCGCGCATCGCCGCTATGCGGGCGCAGGATAGGCAGGATCTGCGTTCCAGTCATGAAAGCCGGGAGGCCCGGAACGTATATGAGACCTTTTTAGGCGAACCCTGCGGCGAAAAAGCGGAAGCGTTGCTGCATACCTCGTTTCAAGATCGACATCAGGCTTTTGTTGCTAAGGCGCAGCCGGAAAGGAGGATGTGA